One segment of Nostoc flagelliforme CCNUN1 DNA contains the following:
- a CDS encoding anthranilate synthase component II → MIIVIDNYDSFTYNLVQYLGELAAEFPVADNIKVFRNDKISIDEIQALKPEAVVISPGPGRPEDAGISLELIEQLGQELPILGVCLGHQSIGQVFGGKIIPAPELMHGKTSQVSHTGVGVFQGLENPLTATRYHSLVIERETCPDVLEITAWVEDNTIMGVRHRNYPHIQGVQFHPESVLTSSGKQLLRNFLEQLQSRA, encoded by the coding sequence TTGATTATAGTTATCGATAATTACGACAGTTTTACATATAATTTAGTGCAGTATCTGGGAGAATTGGCAGCAGAATTCCCAGTCGCAGATAATATTAAAGTTTTTCGTAACGACAAAATATCCATAGATGAAATTCAGGCATTAAAGCCCGAAGCCGTGGTTATTTCTCCTGGGCCTGGTCGCCCGGAAGATGCCGGTATTTCTTTAGAATTGATTGAACAGCTAGGACAAGAGTTGCCAATCTTGGGTGTTTGTTTAGGACATCAAAGCATCGGTCAAGTGTTCGGTGGTAAAATAATTCCTGCTCCAGAGTTGATGCATGGCAAAACCTCTCAGGTGTCTCACACTGGGGTGGGGGTTTTTCAAGGATTAGAAAATCCTTTAACCGCCACCAGGTATCATAGTTTGGTGATAGAACGTGAGACTTGCCCAGATGTGTTAGAAATCACCGCTTGGGTTGAAGATAACACCATTATGGGAGTGCGACACCGGAACTATCCTCACATTCAGGGCGTCCAGTTTCACCCAGAGAGTGTCCTGACATCTTCAGGGAAACAGTTATTGCGAAATTTTCTGGAACAGTTACAGTCGAGAGCATAA
- a CDS encoding FG-GAP repeat domain-containing protein — MFESKSSSDLSLNISGWASESFQKSRQLASNFDNLDSLISLGSLSGSKSSSQLQSSAVVSANPNPNPYLTSAAIVPDFNGDGKTDKVWVDSTTGEIIIRLMDGTKVVEQGSLGNFDISAYDYKIADFNADGKTDFLLRNKTTGENSIALIDGTKVANAASLTSVDPAWTPQIGDFNGDRKTDIFWHNATTGENAIWEMDGTTVLNATVLDTTDAALTPTIVDFDGNGKSDIFWRNQTTGDNIAWFMDGTQKTEFALQSQDAAWTYSVGDFNGDLSTDLLWRNAQTGENKVWTMNGILVTEGALGTLDSSWTSKIGDFNGDGKTDIFWHNGTTGANTAWLMDGTTVATEAFLPTNNAALTPSLGDFNGDGKTDIYWRDQTAGTDNIWTINETTAVETPISDADKLGPQWYTF, encoded by the coding sequence ATGTTTGAAAGTAAAAGTTCCTCAGACTTGTCTTTGAATATATCTGGATGGGCATCAGAATCTTTCCAAAAATCACGCCAATTAGCATCTAATTTTGATAATTTAGATTCTTTAATTTCTCTTGGTTCACTTTCTGGGAGTAAGAGTTCTTCACAACTACAATCATCTGCGGTGGTGTCAGCAAATCCCAATCCTAATCCTTACTTAACCAGTGCGGCGATTGTTCCTGACTTTAACGGTGATGGCAAAACGGACAAAGTTTGGGTCGATTCTACAACCGGTGAGATTATCATTCGGTTGATGGATGGAACAAAAGTTGTTGAACAGGGTTCTCTAGGTAATTTTGACATATCTGCCTATGATTACAAAATTGCCGATTTCAATGCTGATGGCAAAACCGACTTCTTATTACGCAATAAGACAACTGGTGAGAATAGCATTGCGCTAATAGATGGCACAAAAGTTGCTAATGCGGCTTCTCTAACCAGCGTTGACCCAGCTTGGACTCCTCAGATTGGCGATTTCAACGGCGATCGCAAAACCGACATCTTCTGGCATAATGCTACAACTGGTGAGAACGCTATTTGGGAGATGGATGGCACCACTGTTCTGAATGCAACTGTTCTAGACACAACAGACGCAGCACTAACTCCTACCATTGTTGATTTTGACGGCAATGGCAAGAGTGACATCTTCTGGCGCAATCAGACAACTGGCGATAACATCGCTTGGTTTATGGATGGTACACAAAAGACTGAATTTGCACTGCAATCACAAGACGCAGCCTGGACTTATAGCGTCGGCGATTTCAACGGCGATTTAAGCACTGACTTGCTGTGGAGAAACGCTCAAACAGGTGAGAACAAGGTTTGGACGATGAATGGCATCTTAGTCACAGAAGGCGCTCTAGGGACACTTGACTCATCCTGGACTTCCAAAATTGGTGATTTCAACGGTGATGGCAAGACCGATATCTTCTGGCACAATGGAACCACAGGTGCGAACACCGCTTGGTTGATGGATGGTACAACAGTTGCTACTGAAGCTTTCTTACCGACTAATAACGCGGCCTTGACACCATCTCTTGGCGACTTCAACGGCGATGGTAAGACTGACATCTACTGGCGCGACCAGACAGCAGGTACAGACAATATTTGGACTATAAATGAGACGACAGCCGTTGAGACTCCCATCAGCGACGCAGATAAGCTTGGCCCACAGTGGTATACCTTCTAA
- the ybeY gene encoding rRNA maturation RNase YbeY translates to MSVELYVEDDFYELSPTTSVKIEDTDSRIPPETWENWFNHWLEILHPHIPPAPSYEIGLRLTNDSQIQELNAQYRQQNKPTDVLAFAALEVDFPQSKEMLASVPLLYLGDIIVSVDTAQRQAQQQEHSLPTELAWLASHGLLHLLGWDHPDEESLGRMLKQQVRLLNAVGIPIDIE, encoded by the coding sequence CTGAGCGTTGAACTATACGTAGAGGATGATTTTTACGAGTTGTCCCCGACAACATCTGTAAAAATTGAGGACACTGATTCCCGAATTCCTCCTGAAACTTGGGAAAATTGGTTTAATCACTGGTTGGAAATACTTCACCCTCATATTCCGCCAGCGCCAAGCTATGAAATCGGGCTGCGTTTGACAAATGACTCGCAAATTCAAGAACTGAATGCCCAGTATCGTCAACAAAATAAGCCTACAGACGTTTTAGCCTTTGCTGCTTTGGAGGTGGATTTTCCTCAGAGCAAAGAGATGCTTGCTTCTGTACCATTATTATACCTAGGTGATATCATCGTGTCTGTAGATACAGCACAACGTCAAGCTCAACAGCAGGAGCATAGCTTACCCACTGAGCTAGCCTGGTTAGCTAGTCACGGTTTGTTACATCTCTTGGGCTGGGATCATCCTGATGAAGAAAGTTTGGGGCGAATGTTAAAACAGCAAGTGAGATTGCTGAATGCGGTAGGTATTCCTATTGACATAGAATAG
- a CDS encoding diacylglycerol kinase family protein yields the protein MSQKISPSPTPTSLQTLVSNEREFSWKVASNLFVSFKYAWAGISYSFQTQRNFRIHVSVCALAIALSVFLHLQAVEIAVIGVTSGLVLALELLNTAIESLVDLTVKQTYHELAKIAKDCAAGAVLVSALVAVLVAGTLLLPPLVNLIISTL from the coding sequence ATGTCCCAAAAAATTTCTCCATCACCAACGCCTACCTCGTTACAAACACTGGTGTCTAACGAACGGGAATTCTCCTGGAAAGTAGCCTCTAATTTATTTGTTAGTTTTAAATATGCCTGGGCTGGAATCAGCTATAGTTTTCAAACTCAACGCAATTTCCGCATCCACGTAAGTGTTTGCGCTTTAGCTATCGCTTTAAGCGTTTTTCTACATCTGCAAGCGGTAGAAATAGCGGTAATTGGTGTAACTAGTGGTTTAGTTTTGGCATTAGAGTTACTAAATACAGCGATCGAGTCTCTTGTAGACTTAACCGTTAAGCAGACATACCATGAATTGGCAAAAATTGCTAAGGATTGTGCGGCTGGTGCAGTGCTTGTCTCTGCTTTGGTAGCGGTGCTAGTAGCTGGTACGCTCCTGCTCCCTCCTCTGGTAAATTTAATTATATCGACTTTGTAG
- a CDS encoding MBL fold metallo-hydrolase, with protein sequence MKRRQLMGYAGAGLVTALVTNLGSESQADAQSSGLSVQWLGHTCFLFTGGGAKILVNPFRTAGCTAGYRQPKVAADLVLISSQLLDEGAVDVLPGNAKLIYEPGVYEFKGIKFQGIAIDHDRKGGRQFGSNTAWSWKQGGINILHLGGAAAPISIEQKILMGRPDVGFIPVGGSAKAYNAEEAKQAVQILNPKIVVPTHYRTQAADAAKCDISPLDNFLTLMQGMTVRRSNGDSISISPKDLPENSVIQVLSYKF encoded by the coding sequence ATGAAACGACGACAGTTGATGGGCTATGCTGGGGCGGGGTTAGTCACAGCTTTGGTTACTAACTTGGGTTCTGAATCTCAAGCTGACGCACAATCTAGCGGTTTATCAGTTCAGTGGTTGGGTCATACTTGCTTTCTTTTTACTGGTGGCGGTGCGAAAATTCTTGTCAATCCATTTCGGACAGCCGGTTGTACTGCTGGGTATCGTCAACCAAAAGTTGCAGCAGATTTAGTACTCATTAGCAGCCAATTGCTGGATGAAGGTGCTGTGGACGTATTACCAGGAAATGCAAAACTCATCTACGAACCAGGAGTTTATGAGTTCAAAGGCATTAAGTTTCAAGGAATTGCCATAGACCACGATCGCAAAGGTGGTAGACAGTTTGGTTCAAACACCGCTTGGAGTTGGAAGCAAGGCGGAATTAATATCCTACACTTAGGTGGAGCTGCTGCACCCATTTCCATTGAGCAAAAAATCTTGATGGGGCGTCCCGATGTAGGATTCATTCCAGTGGGAGGCAGTGCAAAAGCCTACAATGCTGAGGAAGCAAAGCAGGCTGTGCAAATCTTAAATCCCAAGATTGTGGTTCCAACCCATTACCGCACACAGGCCGCTGATGCTGCTAAGTGCGATATTTCACCACTCGATAATTTTCTGACCTTGATGCAAGGTATGACAGTGCGGCGTAGCAATGGAGATAGTATTTCCATTAGCCCTAAAGATTTGCCGGAAAATAGCGTGATTCAGGTTTTAAGTTACAAATTTTGA